Proteins encoded in a region of the Bombyx mori chromosome 21, ASM3026992v2 genome:
- the LOC101744570 gene encoding uncharacterized protein LOC101744570 encodes MIQETQSTSAERWSGHGPEHSMALQQILKLQEARALHKTSLLPIYKKNGLASTPNEAHDKIRDRKPEYADPSEQLKLEAEFRRLMEQQGRDLCNDDSLKYLQHMMEVNHHYKYLKSIQERESRRTTPEDTVNVKKERISPAPNRTSPRESRSPAQKVSSAEVSPSHSVQLSTSSSPISSSSQMNTSPLNHLQNMQPYDFRKKADNEKEARKLNDVNATDRAIDLMRSQFFNFPLQANLPCPPMAMPSAFSHPAAMVAALSQNPMGLASLQALLPQISTKPVELPDKSVNSFSQSKPDDTRTEEESVLNLSKDTTYVESNQNPRNVLLGPPKRQWGATQMPLNLGTHFINPATGKKRVQCNVCLKTFCDKGALKIHFSAVHLREMHKCTVEGCSMMFSSRRSRNRHSANPNPKLHSPHLRRKISPHDGRSAQTHSVLISPHAAGLNVPPVMNHMNPFGSYTLLNPPQGLRQFASNIPMDYKNSMNVGFSHFDQSHTVRRDMNSIENKDQEGQGESDEDDGIVVVAGDDDDEESDHVDMNGYYSNLNKSYCMEDSETDCDQRSNSDNNESTDFKKDDSHSEVLKRKRKNLNPLRLQNNAGENDYLAQNRVPSEEEKVLDLKRIKKEPHHYERRTEEAETSITNKTHIKQEPTIVEEEPADMTYNVQNLRVKEEQIERPETIKSSTPTNEHYSSENSLKRLESLSKGEFPEIPKKNDINALGPCNLTTNDSIDFSDRSPSSSVSSYDCPSEETQGQIYGHFDDGFFVSITDIPVDNDNPKKCTACGRLFQNVYVLKTHYQTAHLKLRYKCNFDGCRAAYSSRKGRDQHSGNVTLHRKLSSDDFRVTDDSSKLLDKIRDQMELIASFKEEERAVPFVESQVYYKAKETEKYKTQINQIPFCNPYPPMQLPEYFNNRDVLTHHPFLFSPFGMFPSFPPVPLGFLPPSLNAFNCQSYSSSLSRRLNYCVEDEAPQLSKDGTYPCRGCRDNFKDLSSLKQHCETVHSQSLHRCSLPGCNSAFFSRTKRNIHYESHVSRRQSLRMPLSPS; translated from the exons ATGATTCAG GAAACGCAATCGACCAGTGCGGAAAGATGGAGTGGACACGGTCCAGAACACAGCATGGCTCTACAGCAAATTCTCAAGCTTCAAGAGGCAAGAGCGCTTCACAAAACATCGCTTTTACCAATCTACAAGAAGAATGGCTTGGCATCAACCCCGAACGAAGCTCACGACAAAATAAGGGATCGAAAGCCAGAATACGCTGATCCCAGCGAACAGTTGAAGCTCGAAGCAGAGTTCAGAAGGCTGATGGAACAGCAAGGGAGGGACCTTTGCAATGATGATTCTCTGAAGTATTTACAACACATGATGGAAGTGAATCACCATTACAAGTACCTCAAAAGCATTCAAGAAAGAGAATCGCGGAGAACAACGCCCGAGGACACGGTAAATGTGAAAAAGGAAAGAATATCTCCTGCACCAAATAGGACATCTCCTCGCGAAAGTCGGTCTCCTGCTCAAAAGGTATCTTCAGCAGAAGTATCTCCCAGCCACAGTGTTCAACTATCCACATCATCAAGTCCAATTTCCAGTTCTAGTCAGATGAACACATCTCCTTTAAATCATTTACAAAATATGCAACCAtacgattttcgtaaaaaggcagATAATGAAAAGGAAGCAAGAAAACTGAACGATGTCAATGCTACTGACAGAGCAATAGACTTGATGAGAAGTCAATTTTTCAACTTTCCGCTACAAGCGAATTTACCTTGTCCTCCTATGGCGATGCCTTCCGCATTCAGTCACCCGGCAGCTATGGTCGCTGCCCTAAGCCAAAATCCTATGGGACTCGCTTCACTACAAGCCCTCTTACCTCAAATTTCAACGAAACCAGTGGAGCTACCAGATAAATCGGTAAACAGCTTTAGCCAATCCAAGCCTGATGACACAAGAACCGAAGAGGAGAGTGTACTTAATTTAAGCAAAGACACCACCTATGTTGAAAGCAATCAGAATCCGAGAAACGTGCTACTAGGCCCACCGAAACGCCAATGGGGCGCAACACAAATGCCTTTAAATTTAGGAACCCACTTCATAAATCCCGCGACAGGTAAGAAGAGAGTTCAATGCAACGTATGCTTAAAAACATTCTGCGACAAGGGAGCgttgaaaatacatttttctgCCGTGCATCTCAGAGAAATGCATAAATGCACAGTAGAAGGTTGCAGTATGATGTTCAGCTCTAGGAGATCCAGAAATCGACACAGTGCTAATCCAAATCCAAAACTGCATTCTCCGCATTTGCGACGAAAAATTTCTCCTCATGACGGCAGAAGCGCACAAACTCATTCCGTACTCATTTCACCTCACGCAGCTGGTTTGAATGTCCCACCTGTGATGAACCATATGAATCCGTTTGGTTCATACACACTCTTAAACCCACCACAGGGCCTAAGACAGTTTGCATCAAATATCCCCATGGACTATAAGAACAGTATGAACGTTGGGTTCTCACACTTTGACCAATCACACACAGTCAGACGTGATATGAACTCTATCGAGAACAAAGACCAGGAAGGCCAAGGCGAATCTGATGAAGACGACGGAATTGTGGTCGTTGCTggtgatgatgacgatgaagaGAGTGACCATGTCGACATGAATGGATATTATTCCAATTTGAATAAATCCTACTGTATGGAAGATTCTGAAACAGATTGCGACCAACGCAGTAACAGTGACAATAATGAAAGTACGGATTTCAAGAAAGACGATAGCCATTCCGAAGTTCTAAAGCGAAAACGCAAAAATTTAAACCCATTACGCTTACAAAACAACGCCGGTGAAAATGATTACCTGGCTCAAAATCGAGTGCCGAGCGAAGAAGAAAAAGTTTTGGATTTGAAAAGGATAAAAAAGGAACCTCACCATTACGAAAGAAGAACCGAGGAAGCTGAGACTTCTATAACCAATAAAACACATATTAAACAGGAGCCTACAATCGTCGAAGAAGAACCCGCCGACATGACGTATAACGTTCAAAATCTTCGAGTTAAAGAAGAACAGATTGAAAGGCCCGAGACAATAAAAAGTAGCACTCCAACTAACGAACATTATTCTTCAGAAAATTCTCTGAAGAGGCTGGAGAGCCTGTCTAAAGGCGAATTTCCGGAAATCCCgaaaaaaaatgacattaatGCATTAGGACCTTGTAATCTGACAACAAACGATTCAATCGACTTCTCTGATCGATCCCCATCGTCCTCAGTCTCCAGTTACGATTGTCCTTCCGAAGAAACACAAGGTCAAATTTACGGACATTTTGACGATGGCTTCTTTGTGAGCATAACCGATATCCCTGTTGACAACGACAATCCAAAGAAATGTACCGCCTGCGGAAGGCTATTTCAGAATGTGTACGTCTTAAAAACACACTACCAGACCGCTCATTTGAAGCTCAGGTATAAATGTAACTTCGACGGTTGCAGAGCGGCATACTCCTCGAGAAAAGGTCGGGATCAGCACAGCGGAAACGTAACATTACACAGGAAATTGTCTTCAGACGACTTCAGAGTGACGGACGACAGTTCCAAGCTTCTTGACAAAATCCGAGATCAAATGGAGCTGATCGCGTCTTTCAAAGAAGAAGAACGGGCTGTGCCGTTCGTAGAATCACAAGTCTACTACAAAGCAAAGGAGACCGAGAAGTACAAAACGCAAATAAATCAAATACCATTTTGCAATCCCTACCCGCCTATGCAACTGCCTGAGTATTTTAACAATCGTGATGTCCTTACCCATCACCCATTTCTCTTTTCGCCGTTCGGTATGTTTCCGAGCTTCCCTCCGGTGCCTCTAGGCTTCCTACCTCCGAGCTTGAACGCTTTTAACTGTCAAAGCTACTCCTCGTCTCTGAGTCGCAGATTGAACTACTGCGTTGAAGATGAAGCGCCTCAGTTGAGTAAAGACGGAACGTATCCTTGCCGCGGCTGTAGAGATAACTTCAAGGATCTGTCTTCGTTGAAGCAGCATTGTGAGACGGTGCACTCCCAGTCGTTACACCGCTGTTCTCTTCCCGGATGCAACTCCGCTTTCTTTTCTAGAACGAAAAGGAACATTCATTACGAGTCTCATGTCTCCCGAAGACAAAGCTTGAGGATGCCCCTGAGTCCCTCGTGA